In a single window of the Papaver somniferum cultivar HN1 chromosome 8, ASM357369v1, whole genome shotgun sequence genome:
- the LOC113306855 gene encoding uncharacterized protein LOC113306855, giving the protein MEGTEKNQKMTEKKLCRRCKQTYDISTNNSSSCRFHPSFFVSRRHDDQKRYYELGPDDPPYAAKFYDCCGDEDPDAIGCTTSVHVSYDD; this is encoded by the exons ATGGAAGGGACGGAGAAAAATCAGAAGATGACAGAGAAGAAGCTTTGCAGGCGATGTAAACAGACATACGATATTTCTACTAATAACTCTTCATCTTGCAGGTTCCATCCTTCCTTTTTCGTTTCCAGAAGACATGACGATCAAAAGAG GTACTACGAACTAGGGCCAGATGATCCTCCTTATGCTGCCAAGTTCTATGACTGTTGTGGAGATGAGGATCCTGATGCAATTGGCTGCACCACCAGTGTTCACGTTTCTTACGACGATTAG